A region of Sulfurovum sp. DNA encodes the following proteins:
- a CDS encoding dehypoxanthine futalosine cyclase, whose amino-acid sequence MIKKRMTIDEAVDLIENTDLKTLGKMALERKYELHPKKVTTFVVDRNINYTNICWVDCKFCAFYTYEKREDAYILSFDEIDQKIEELLSIGGTQILFQGGVHPKLEIEWYEDLIEHIHQKYPQVTIHGFSAIEIDYIARRSHLSISEVLARLKAKGLSSIPGAGAEILSDRVRDIIAPKKLDKDTWLEVHKEAHKLGIKSTATMMYGTVETTQEIVEHWDYVRQLQDETGGFRAFIMWSYQSDNTQLKRELPTIVKTTPNQYLRYLAVARLFLDNVPNIQSSWVTQGSYIGQMALLFGANDLGSTMMEENVVSAAGAKNEMNQEEMIRLIKDIGENPAKRNTAYEILERYY is encoded by the coding sequence ATGATAAAAAAACGTATGACTATCGATGAAGCAGTCGATCTTATCGAAAATACTGACCTTAAAACATTGGGGAAGATGGCATTAGAGCGAAAGTATGAGTTGCATCCTAAGAAGGTAACAACCTTTGTGGTAGATCGCAATATTAACTACACCAATATTTGCTGGGTTGATTGTAAATTTTGTGCTTTTTATACATACGAGAAGAGAGAAGATGCTTATATTCTTAGTTTTGATGAAATTGATCAGAAGATTGAAGAATTGCTTTCTATTGGTGGTACGCAGATACTCTTTCAAGGTGGAGTGCATCCCAAACTAGAAATCGAGTGGTATGAAGACCTTATCGAGCATATCCACCAAAAGTATCCACAGGTAACCATTCATGGGTTTTCTGCAATTGAGATTGACTATATTGCGCGCCGTTCCCATCTCTCTATCTCTGAAGTATTGGCACGACTTAAAGCTAAGGGACTTAGTTCTATTCCTGGTGCAGGAGCAGAGATATTATCTGATCGTGTACGTGATATTATTGCACCAAAAAAATTGGATAAAGATACATGGCTAGAAGTTCACAAAGAGGCACATAAATTGGGGATAAAGTCCACTGCAACAATGATGTATGGAACAGTAGAGACGACACAAGAGATTGTTGAACATTGGGACTATGTACGCCAGCTTCAAGATGAAACAGGTGGTTTTAGGGCATTTATTATGTGGAGTTATCAAAGTGACAATACACAGCTCAAGCGTGAGCTGCCTACTATTGTTAAAACTACTCCCAATCAGTATTTGCGTTACCTTGCTGTTGCAAGACTCTTTTTGGATAATGTACCTAATATTCAAAGTTCATGGGTAACACAGGGAAGTTATATTGGGCAGATGGCACTACTTTTTGGGGCAAATGACCTTGGATCAACAATGATGGAAGAAAATGTTGTTTCTGCTGCTGGTGCAAAGAATGAGATGAACCAAGAGGAGATGATACGACTTATTAAAGATATTGGTGAGAATCCCGCCAAGCGTAATACGGCGTATGAGATATTGGAGCGCTACTATTAA
- a CDS encoding insulinase family protein gives MAETVQKITYKDTKIPIVFETGNFVPIISMQLVFTNAGHLSNEKDGQADMSARILNEGTKKEGAVGFAKKLDAHAIELSAHVGRESFVIELSALKGEFEYGVDRLKELLENPNFTQEALAQVKQQKIGQLTQKKSDFDYIASTGLRQELFKGTPLARSYNGTMDSVKAMKIVDIEHFLKTHLGYNNLVVVAGGDIDFDKIQHYLLQVLPLLHKSKTTPTKFVRASDNNRTRLIKKDTQQAYIYFGAPFDYSYKEKDQYKAKITEYLLGGAGFGSRLMEELRVKRGLTYGAYCVLRRTKYSSYLSGYLQTKLSTQDEAVKLVQKVIKDFVAKGISAEELKAAKEFLVGSEPLRTETLSQRLNRAYSEYYYGRPLGFSQEQLKKIEKVTLKKINSFIKVHSELTDLSFVVVTKK, from the coding sequence ATGGCAGAAACTGTACAAAAAATCACTTATAAAGATACTAAAATTCCTATTGTATTTGAGACAGGAAATTTTGTACCCATTATTTCTATGCAATTGGTTTTTACCAATGCTGGACACCTTTCCAATGAGAAAGATGGGCAAGCAGATATGAGTGCAAGAATACTTAACGAAGGTACCAAAAAAGAAGGGGCAGTTGGCTTTGCTAAGAAGCTTGATGCACATGCAATTGAGCTTTCCGCACATGTAGGGCGTGAAAGTTTTGTTATTGAGCTCTCTGCACTTAAGGGTGAGTTTGAATATGGTGTAGATCGCCTTAAAGAGCTACTTGAGAATCCTAATTTTACCCAAGAGGCACTTGCGCAGGTTAAGCAACAGAAGATTGGTCAACTAACACAAAAAAAGAGTGATTTTGATTACATCGCCTCAACTGGTTTGCGTCAGGAACTTTTTAAAGGTACTCCTTTGGCACGTTCTTATAATGGGACAATGGATAGTGTTAAAGCAATGAAGATTGTAGATATTGAACATTTTCTTAAAACCCATCTGGGCTATAACAATCTTGTAGTAGTGGCAGGTGGTGATATTGATTTTGATAAGATACAACATTATTTATTACAAGTTTTGCCATTACTTCATAAAAGCAAGACCACACCTACTAAATTCGTTAGAGCTTCGGATAACAATAGAACTAGATTGATTAAGAAAGATACACAGCAAGCATATATTTACTTTGGTGCACCATTTGATTACTCCTATAAAGAGAAAGATCAGTATAAGGCTAAGATTACAGAGTATCTTCTTGGTGGAGCAGGGTTTGGGAGCCGTCTTATGGAGGAGTTACGCGTTAAACGTGGTCTAACTTATGGTGCATATTGTGTACTTCGACGTACCAAGTATAGTTCTTATCTTAGTGGTTACCTTCAGACCAAGCTTTCGACACAAGATGAGGCAGTCAAACTGGTACAAAAAGTAATTAAAGATTTTGTTGCTAAGGGAATTAGTGCAGAGGAGCTTAAGGCTGCCAAAGAGTTTCTTGTAGGCAGTGAACCACTACGTACTGAAACTCTTTCTCAGAGACTTAATCGTGCCTATAGTGAATACTATTATGGTAGACCTTTGGGTTTCAGTCAAGAGCAACTTAAAAAGATAGAGAAAGTAACACTTAAAAAGATAAATAGCTTTATTAAAGTCCATTCTGAGCTAACTGATCTTTCGTTTGTTGTTGTAACAAAGAAATAG
- the recG gene encoding ATP-dependent DNA helicase RecG — translation MQEAKDLFRKLKIYSLLDLALIIPVSYNDTTLSCSLNIGKNTTLEAKVIRSNIRNGKLHVTFELPAFENCYLSSLFFRTTPYHHKLFELGSHHYIQGRLEKYRGYFQMSQPRSIKKIGKLTPKYKTVLKESEICSLIKLYITEKNLFNEGLDSREVAILMHIHFPNTIEEVHYKGKFKPEIISVLKFVEAYNHLKKLRGKRIDFPAIVPLKGKIENFVKKLPFVLTHEQQEVIADIRTDLARKDKATKRMVVGDVGSGKTIIILAAAMIALPYKSILMAPTSLLAIQLYGEAQKYLPSYINIALVVQGNMEGDCMTADFIIGTHALLYKKDLPQVALVMVDEQHRFGAKQRQMLEEKVLGLEADDLSSQYLEQKPHYIQFSATPIPRTQAMMESELINVSLIATTPFERKVSTHIVGRSGFPKLLEHIKKEISQKHQVLIVYPLVEESREIPYQSLEESRGFWEERFENVYVTHGRDKEKEEVLLDFRKKGDILLATTVIEVGISLERLTLIVIVGAERLGLATLHQLRGRVGRNGLKSWCYLFSNIPQSERLKKFSQTTNGFDIAKLDLKFRNSGDIIDGTIQSGQKFKWLDMAEDEVVIETAKIRLRSLES, via the coding sequence ATGCAAGAGGCAAAAGATCTGTTTAGAAAACTTAAGATCTATTCGCTGCTTGATTTAGCACTCATCATTCCTGTCTCCTATAATGATACAACACTAAGCTGTTCACTTAATATTGGTAAAAATACTACACTTGAAGCCAAGGTGATTCGAAGCAATATTAGAAATGGTAAGTTGCATGTGACATTTGAATTACCTGCATTTGAAAATTGTTATCTTTCATCACTTTTTTTTCGTACTACCCCTTATCACCACAAGCTTTTTGAGCTAGGTTCTCATCATTATATTCAGGGAAGACTAGAGAAGTATAGAGGGTATTTTCAGATGTCTCAACCACGCTCTATCAAGAAGATTGGGAAACTTACTCCAAAATATAAAACTGTACTCAAAGAGAGTGAAATATGCTCTTTGATTAAACTTTATATAACAGAAAAGAACCTTTTTAATGAGGGGCTTGACTCCAGAGAAGTGGCTATACTGATGCATATACACTTTCCTAATACCATTGAAGAGGTCCATTATAAGGGAAAATTCAAGCCTGAGATTATCTCTGTGTTGAAGTTTGTTGAGGCATACAATCATCTAAAAAAACTTAGAGGCAAGCGGATAGATTTTCCTGCCATTGTTCCATTGAAAGGAAAAATAGAGAATTTTGTCAAGAAGCTACCTTTTGTATTGACCCATGAGCAGCAAGAAGTCATTGCTGATATTAGAACCGATCTTGCCAGAAAAGATAAGGCTACTAAACGTATGGTGGTTGGAGATGTAGGTTCAGGAAAAACCATCATTATTCTTGCTGCAGCAATGATAGCATTGCCATATAAGAGTATCTTGATGGCACCCACATCACTGTTAGCAATTCAACTCTATGGGGAGGCACAAAAATATCTACCCAGTTATATTAATATTGCACTTGTGGTACAAGGAAATATGGAGGGAGACTGTATGACGGCAGACTTTATTATTGGTACCCATGCACTGCTTTATAAGAAAGATCTACCACAAGTTGCACTGGTAATGGTGGATGAGCAGCATCGTTTTGGTGCAAAGCAACGACAGATGTTAGAGGAAAAGGTTTTAGGCCTAGAAGCTGATGATTTATCTTCTCAATATTTAGAACAAAAACCTCACTATATCCAGTTTTCTGCTACACCTATCCCTCGTACACAAGCAATGATGGAGAGTGAACTGATTAATGTCAGTCTCATTGCTACCACACCTTTTGAGCGTAAGGTAAGTACTCATATTGTGGGGAGATCAGGGTTTCCAAAATTACTTGAGCACATAAAGAAGGAGATTTCACAAAAGCATCAGGTTCTTATTGTCTATCCATTAGTAGAGGAGAGTAGAGAAATACCTTATCAGTCATTAGAGGAGAGCAGGGGGTTCTGGGAGGAGCGCTTCGAAAATGTTTATGTTACCCATGGTAGAGACAAGGAGAAAGAAGAGGTGCTACTTGATTTTAGAAAAAAAGGGGATATTTTACTTGCTACGACAGTGATAGAAGTAGGTATTTCCTTAGAGAGGTTAACACTTATTGTTATTGTTGGTGCAGAGCGATTAGGACTAGCAACACTGCATCAGTTACGTGGACGGGTAGGAAGAAATGGGCTAAAGAGTTGGTGTTACCTTTTTTCTAACATACCACAAAGTGAACGACTAAAAAAGTTTTCTCAGACTACTAATGGTTTTGATATTGCTAAGCTTGATCTTAAATTTCGAAACAGTGGCGATATTATTGATGGCACCATTCAAAGTGGTCAAAAATTTAAATGGCTTGATATGGCTGAAGACGAAGTGGTGATAGAGACTGCAAAAATACGACTTCGTAGTTTAGAATCCTGA
- a CDS encoding DUF481 domain-containing protein has product MFKKLTLLTVTFCSFSYGFVSLEPPEIGKKRGFAGEVSVGGTFNSGNTNSIAMHLELKTEYHKQFWMLYSLALSAYGETNDNTNKNNGLFHLRYIHNIQKTPYDYELFVQTESNKFQSVNVRNIAGANIRRKITNFFDTCYIGLGLFYSYMEPNTITLLNPLYKRTKINTYLSFTKNLNEHVSVTYLGFYQPNMEEFLDYRIFEVLQLDTTLTKNLFLGLDINHKYNATPYHNIKKTDISSIISLKYKFK; this is encoded by the coding sequence ATGTTTAAAAAGCTTACTCTGCTCACTGTCACATTCTGCTCATTCTCTTATGGTTTTGTTTCACTTGAGCCACCTGAAATAGGAAAAAAGAGAGGATTTGCTGGAGAGGTTAGTGTTGGAGGAACCTTCAATTCTGGTAATACCAATTCTATAGCCATGCACCTTGAACTTAAGACAGAGTACCACAAGCAGTTCTGGATGCTCTATTCGCTTGCCCTATCTGCCTATGGTGAGACTAATGATAATACAAATAAAAATAATGGGCTTTTTCATCTACGATACATTCACAATATTCAAAAAACACCTTATGACTATGAGCTCTTTGTGCAAACTGAGTCCAATAAATTTCAATCTGTCAATGTGCGTAATATTGCTGGTGCCAATATCCGCCGAAAAATTACTAACTTTTTTGACACATGCTATATTGGTCTTGGACTCTTCTACTCCTATATGGAGCCCAATACCATCACATTACTAAATCCTCTCTACAAAAGAACAAAAATAAATACCTATCTCTCGTTTACCAAGAATCTCAATGAGCATGTCTCTGTGACTTATCTAGGGTTCTATCAGCCCAATATGGAAGAATTCTTAGATTACCGTATCTTTGAAGTACTCCAACTAGATACAACACTCACCAAAAATCTCTTTCTAGGTCTAGATATTAACCACAAATATAATGCTACACCCTATCACAATATTAAAAAGACAGATATTTCATCAATAATCTCACTTAAATACAAGTTCAAGTGA
- the raiA gene encoding ribosome-associated translation inhibitor RaiA: MNKSITGRHFELTDTIKAYAYTLMDGFGKYNLNIISSSVVVSADEKNGKKGFRVEFLINLKDKNTIIITEYGKDVYAALDLAAERVKKGLRRHADKIKNHKIMSFADLGEDAEAATEIGIEEVEIVPMDLELHKPLDFDEAIEALRSEKKRQFIVFNDYDGNMRVMYKRVDGKFGLY, from the coding sequence ATGAATAAAAGTATTACTGGACGACATTTCGAACTCACAGATACTATTAAGGCATATGCATATACATTAATGGATGGATTTGGTAAGTATAACCTCAACATCATCTCCTCAAGTGTTGTTGTCTCTGCTGATGAAAAAAATGGAAAAAAGGGTTTTCGTGTTGAGTTTTTGATCAATCTTAAGGATAAAAATACCATTATTATTACTGAGTATGGAAAGGATGTTTATGCTGCACTTGATCTTGCAGCTGAACGTGTTAAAAAAGGACTCAGGCGCCATGCAGATAAAATTAAAAATCATAAAATTATGAGTTTTGCTGACCTTGGAGAGGATGCCGAAGCAGCTACCGAAATCGGCATAGAGGAGGTTGAAATTGTCCCAATGGATCTTGAACTGCACAAACCACTTGACTTTGATGAAGCTATCGAAGCACTCAGAAGTGAAAAGAAACGCCAGTTTATTGTCTTTAATGACTATGATGGCAATATGCGTGTTATGTATAAGAGGGTTGATGGAAAATTTGGACTCTATTAA
- a CDS encoding type II secretion system GspH family protein: MQLYRHSAFTILELVIVIVILGILTKLSMSRMDRDFKQEAADNILSAIRYTQHLALLDNKHMSTNSKWEQRWWKIMFNTCSDGTLFYRIGSDNNMNSRGTFALKESAIDPANGKPMYMTNGGNCDASNISPNILVGRKYGVHLAENTCGRDTTAHIGFDHLGRPHQGYGASTQPNHRSYIGNSCGFTFTLSDGDSFTIQIQPETGYAQIVNQPNQ, encoded by the coding sequence ATGCAACTATATAGACATTCTGCTTTTACTATACTTGAACTTGTTATTGTCATTGTCATACTTGGTATACTTACAAAACTTTCTATGTCAAGAATGGATCGTGATTTCAAGCAAGAAGCTGCTGATAATATTCTCTCTGCCATTCGATATACACAGCATCTTGCTCTACTTGATAATAAGCATATGTCAACTAATTCAAAATGGGAACAAAGATGGTGGAAAATCATGTTCAATACATGTAGTGATGGTACACTCTTTTACCGTATTGGTAGCGATAACAATATGAATAGTAGGGGCACTTTTGCATTGAAAGAGTCTGCCATAGACCCTGCTAATGGAAAACCAATGTATATGACAAATGGTGGAAACTGTGATGCTTCCAATATAAGTCCAAATATTTTAGTAGGAAGAAAATATGGTGTACATCTTGCTGAAAACACATGTGGTCGTGATACAACAGCACATATTGGTTTTGATCATCTAGGCAGACCACATCAGGGCTATGGTGCTAGCACTCAACCAAATCACAGGAGCTATATAGGAAATAGTTGTGGATTCACTTTTACCCTATCTGATGGAGACTCATTTACCATTCAAATACAGCCTGAAACTGGTTATGCACAAATTGTAAACCAACCTAATCAATAA
- a CDS encoding type II secretion system protein: protein MQYIHMRNGFSMITAIFVIVIMGSISAFVMALSGKTVKITTAQYQHEQAELYAKSYTEYAILAVTGNNRHGVGVNCLTDINGTIGTPATGNGYQITVNINYIGNSINLGSCYGTRLNTTKDVITQRTPLTILIDVYARYKDPENPSGSWLTVHRRSVQKI from the coding sequence ATGCAATATATTCATATGAGAAATGGGTTTTCCATGATTACTGCTATCTTCGTCATTGTTATCATGGGAAGTATATCAGCATTTGTAATGGCACTTAGTGGCAAAACTGTTAAGATTACCACTGCTCAGTATCAACATGAACAAGCAGAGCTCTACGCTAAAAGTTATACTGAGTACGCAATACTGGCAGTAACAGGAAATAATCGCCATGGAGTAGGAGTAAATTGCCTTACTGACATCAATGGGACCATTGGTACTCCTGCAACAGGCAATGGATACCAAATCACTGTCAATATTAACTACATTGGTAATAGTATCAACCTAGGTTCATGCTATGGAACCCGACTCAATACAACCAAGGATGTTATTACGCAACGTACTCCACTAACCATACTCATTGATGTCTATGCACGATACAAGGATCCTGAAAACCCTTCTGGTTCATGGCTAACTGTGCACAGACGTTCTGTTCAGAAGATATAA
- a CDS encoding prepilin-type N-terminal cleavage/methylation domain-containing protein: MRETQHMRYAFTMLEVVFVTVILGIVASIGAEIIANVYESYIVQRAQYRAAIKTELALNQIANRLRYAIPGTVYANNGTGTSATLVPINNITSINSDRLQWVAYDGDSFEARTNTNIKPGWSGFIDLQASSERQLITPGSNLNLVTTVVSNLGGVVANNTYIYFPDGTFYQIANIDNQTIHLNGSGIPSGSNMYERYKLAWSSYAITIENGDLFLYYNFMPTPMARLGDNKSLLLKNVTNFRFKGNEGSLRIKICKEEPIGDSTVHTCKEKVIF, translated from the coding sequence ATGAGAGAAACACAACATATGCGCTATGCTTTTACTATGCTTGAAGTAGTGTTTGTTACTGTCATACTTGGAATTGTTGCCTCTATTGGTGCAGAAATTATTGCCAATGTTTATGAGAGCTACATTGTTCAACGTGCCCAGTACCGTGCTGCCATCAAAACTGAACTTGCTCTCAACCAAATAGCTAATCGTCTTCGCTATGCTATTCCTGGTACTGTCTATGCAAACAATGGTACAGGAACAAGTGCTACTTTGGTACCCATTAACAATATTACTAGTATAAACTCTGACCGCCTTCAGTGGGTTGCCTATGATGGAGATAGTTTTGAAGCACGTACTAATACTAATATAAAACCGGGCTGGAGTGGCTTTATTGACCTTCAAGCCTCATCTGAAAGACAACTTATAACACCAGGGTCAAACCTTAACCTAGTTACCACTGTTGTTAGTAATCTTGGTGGTGTTGTTGCCAACAATACATATATCTATTTTCCTGATGGAACATTCTATCAAATTGCAAATATCGATAATCAAACTATTCATCTAAATGGTAGTGGGATTCCTAGTGGTTCAAATATGTATGAACGCTACAAACTGGCATGGTCTTCTTATGCAATCACCATAGAAAATGGCGATCTCTTTCTCTACTATAACTTTATGCCTACTCCAATGGCTAGACTCGGAGATAATAAAAGCTTGTTGCTGAAAAATGTTACTAACTTTCGCTTTAAAGGAAATGAAGGATCTTTGCGTATAAAAATCTGTAAAGAAGAGCCTATAGGCGACAGTACTGTACATACTTGTAAAGAAAAGGTTATATTCTGA